A region of Neovison vison isolate M4711 chromosome 7, ASM_NN_V1, whole genome shotgun sequence DNA encodes the following proteins:
- the ZNF408 gene encoding zinc finger protein 408, with protein MEESEELLSEGEKLQLAPDPRPDSRWIPSGQGCARGLKDFPPGPTRAVLALKSLPRGLALGPSLAEELRLGVWCVGAPLQPGLLWGPLEEESVSEQKGEKVKPRQEEDVSLGPWGDVCACEQSSGWTSLVQRGRLESEGNVAPVWVSEKLHLQVYRVVLPGSELLLWPQPPSEGLSPTEPGLEEEAAMAVVTEVDSGVQQEVDSPGQDAAEPWTDPGHQSSPSVEGESIVNPGLKPQTQDQLSKESQALGLPPLDGGRDEEDPPQTQEPPEPPSSSAPQQGPESGEASRSASARGSQLHAYLVRKLRGPCGQCLPREKTSEPGAQQAGEQQPPGFPARLRSPPGPAGSSPKQRRRYRCGECGKAFLQLCHLKKHTFVHTGHKPFLCTECGKSYSSEESFKAHMLGHRGVRPFPCPQCDKAYGTRRDLKEHQVVHSGARPFACDQCGKAFARRPSLRLHRKTHQVPATPAPCPCPVCGRPLANQGSLRNHMRLHTGEKPFLCPHCGRAFRQRGNLRGHLRLHTGERPYRCPHCADAFPQLPELRRHLISHTGEAYLCPVCGKALRDPHTLRAHERLHSGERPFSCPQCGRAYTLATKLRRHLKSHLADKPYRCPTCGMGYTLPQSLKRHQLSHRPGAPASPPCVPPTATEPTVVLLQTEPERDTGGEQDVSAARDVFEVTISESQDKCFVVPEEPGPASSLVLIHKDMAFGAWAEVVEVETGT; from the exons ATGGAGGAGTCGGAGGAGCTGCTCTCTGAGGGCGAGAAACTGCAGTTGG CTCCCGACCCGCGCCCGGACTCGAGATGGATCCCTTCTGGACAAGGCTGTGCTCGGGGCCTCAAAGACTTCCCGCCGGGGCCGACCCGGGCCGTCCTCGCTCTAAAGAGCCTGCCCCGGGGCTTGGCCCTTGGCCCTTCACTCGCCGAGGAGCTGCGCTTAGGGGTCTGGTGTGTCGGGGCCCCCCTGCAGCCGGGACTGCTATGGGGGCCGCTGGAAGAGGAGTCTGTCTCGGAGCAGAAGGGTGAAAAAGTGAAACCACGGCAGGAGGAG GACGTGTCACTAGGCCCCTGGGGAGACGTGTGTGCTTGTGAGCAGAGTTCAGGCTGGACCAG TTTGGTGCAGCGGGGCAGGCTGGAGAGTGAGGGGAACGTGGCCCCGGTGTGGGTCAGCGAGAAGCTCCATCTGCAGGTGTACCGGGTCGTACTGCCGGGCTCTGAGTTGCTGCTGTGGCCCCAGCCTCCCTCCGAGGGCCTGAGTCCCACCGAGCCCGGCCTAGAGGAAGAGGCAGCCATGGCTGTAGTGACGGAAGTGGACTCTGGTGTTCAGCAGGAGGTGGACTCTCCAGGGCAAGATGCAGCAGAACCTTGGACAG ATCCTGGTCACCAGTCATCCCCCAGCGTTGAGGGAGAGAGTATAGTAAACCCTGGACTTAAGCCCCAAACCCAGGATCAGCTTTCCAAGGAGAGCCAAGCACTTGGTCTGCCCCCTCTGGATGGTGGCAGGGATGAGGAGGACCCACCCCAGACACAGGAGCCACCTGAGCCTCCGAGCAGCTCTGCTCCCCAGCAGGGCCCAGAGAGCGGTGAGGCCAGTCGCTCGGCTTCTGCCAGGGGCAGCCAGCTGCATGCTTACCTGGTCAGGAAGTTACGTGGCCCCTGTGGTCAGTGCCTGCCCAGAGAAAAGACCTCAGAGCCTGGGGCCCAGCAGGCTGGAGAACAGCAGCCCCCTGGCTTCCCTGCACGCTTGCGGAGCCCTCCTGGCCCAGCAGGAAGCTCCCCAAAGCAGAGGCGGCGGTACCGCTGTGGGGAGTGTGGCAAGGCCTTCCTGCAGCTTTGCCACCTGAAGAAGCACACTTTTGTGCACACGGGCCACAAGCCCTTCCTTTGCACTGAGTGTGGCAAGAGCTACAGCTCCGAGGAGAGCTTCAAAGCCCACATGTTGGGCCACCGCGGGGTGCGGCCCTTTCCTTGCCCACAATGTGACAAGGCCTATGGCACCCGGCGAGACCTCAAAGAGCACCAGGTGGTACATTCAGGTGCCAGGCCCTTTGCTTGTGACCAGTGTGGCAAGGCCTTTGCCCGCCGGCCCTCCCTGCGGTTACATCGCAAGACCCATCAGGTGCCAGCTACCCCTGCCCCGTGCCCGTGCCCTGTGTGTGGGCGGCCCTTGGCCAACCAGGGCTCCCTGCGGAACCACATGCGGCTCCACACGGGGGAGAAGCCCTTCCTGTGCCCGCACTGTGGCCGGGCGTTCCGTCAGCGGGGCAACCTGCGTGGGCATCTGCGCCTGCACACGGGCGAGCGTCCGTACCGCTGCCCGCACTGTGCGGATGCCTTTCCCCAGCTGCCTGAGCTGCGGCGCCATCTGATCTCGCACACCGGGGAGGCCTACTTGTGCCCCGTGTGCGGGAAGGCCCTTCGAGACCCACACACGCTGCGCGCTCATGAGCGTCTGCACTCGGGGGAGAGGCCCTTCTCGTGCCCCCAGTGTGGCCGGGCTTACACGCTGGCTACCAAGCTGAGGCGCCACCTCAAATCCCACCTGGCCGACAAGCCCTACCGCTGTCCCACCTGCGGCATGGGCTACACCCTCCCGCAGAGCCTCAAGCGGCACCAGCTCAGTCACCGGCCCGGGGCGCCCGCCAGCCCACCCTGTGTGCCTCCCACTGCTACTGAGCCCACTGTGGTACTGTTGCAGACTGAGCCGGAACGAGACACCGGCGGGGAACAGGACGTCTCCGCAGCCCGGGACGTCTTTGAGGTCACCATTTCTGAGAGCCAGGACAAGTGCTTTGTGGTACCTGAGGAGCCAGGCCCCGCCTCCAGCCTGGTGCTCATCCACAAGGACATGGCCTTTGGCGCCTGGGCAGAAGTGGTGGAGGTGGAGACGGGCACCTGA
- the ARHGAP1 gene encoding rho GTPase-activating protein 1, producing MDPLSELQDDLTLDDTSQALNQLKLASIDEKNWPSDEMPDFPKSDDSKSSSPEPVTHLKWDDPYYDIARHQIVEVAGDDKYGRKIIVFSACRMPPSHQLDHSKLLGYLKHTLDQYVESDYTLLYLHHGLTSDNKPSLSWLRDAYREFDRKYKKNIKALYIVHPTMFIKTLLILFKPIISFKFGQKIFYVNYLSELSEHVKLEQLGIPRQVLKYDDFLKSTQKSPATAPKPMPPRPPLPNQQFGVSLQHLQEKNPEQEPIPLVLRETVAHLQAHALTTEGIFRRSANTQVVREVQQKYNMGLPVDFDQYNDLHLPAVILKTFLRELPEPLLTFDLYPHVVGFLNIDESQRVEATLQALRALPEENYQVLRFLVAFLVQISAHCDQNKMTNTNLAVVFGPNLLWAKDAAITLKAINPINTFTKFLLDHHGELFPSPDSRGL from the exons ATGGACCCGCTTTCAGAGTTGCAGGATGACCTGACCTTGGATGACACTAGCCAGGCTCTGAACCAGCTGAAGCTCGCCTCCATTGATGAGAAGAACTGGCCCTCGGACGAAATGCCCGACTTTCCTAAGTCAG ATGACTCCAAAAGCAGCTCCCCGGAACCTGTCACTCACCTGAAGTGGGATGACCCTTACTACGACATCGCCCGGCACCAGATTGTGGAGGTGGCAG GAGACGACAAGTATGGGCGGAAGATCATTGTGTTCAGTGCCTGCCGGATGCCCCCGAGCCACCAGCTGGACCACAGCAAACTCTTGGG GTACCTGAAGCACACGCTGGACCAGTACGTGGAGAGCGACTATACGCTGCTCTACCTGCACCACGGCCTGACCAGCGACAACAAGCCCTCGCTCAGCTGGCTCCGGGACGCCTACCGCGAGTTTGACCGCAA GTACAAGAAGAACATTAAGGCCCTGTACATCGTGCACCCCACCATGTTCATCAAGACCCTGCTCATCCTCTTTAAGCCCATCATTAG CTTCAAGTTCGGGCAGAAGATCTTCTATGTCAATTACCTGAGCGAGCTGAGCGAGCACGTGAAGCTGGAGCAACTGGGAATCCCTCGCCAAGTGCTCAA GTATGACGACTTCCTCAAATCCACACAGAAGAGCCCTGCCACCGCCCCCAAGCCCATGCCGCCACGGCCCCCTCTACCCAACCAGCAGTTCGGGGTCTCGCTGCAGCA CCTCCAGGAGAAGAACCCAGAGCAGGAGCCCATTCCGCTTGTGCTCCGGGAGACGGTTGCCCACCTGCAGGCCCACG CTCTCACCACTGAGGGGATTTTCCGGAGGTCGGCCAACACCCAAGTGGTACGGGAAGTTCAGCAGAAGTACAACATGG GGCTGCCGGTGGACTTCGACCAGTACAATGATCTGCACCTGCCTGCCGTCATCCTCAAGACCTTCCTCCGGGAGCTTCCTGAGCCCCTGCTCACCTTTGACCTGTACCCCCACGTCGTGGGCTTCCTCA ACATTGATGAGAGCCAGAGAGTGGAGGCGACACTGCAGGCACTCCGGGCGCTGCCTGAGGAGAACTACCAGGTGCTTCGTTTCCTCGTTGCCTTCCTGGTGCAG ATTTCTGCCCACTGTGACCAGAACAAGATGACCAACACTAACCTGGCTGTTGTCTTCGGCCCTAACCTGCTGTGGGCCAAGGATGCTGCCATCACCCTCAAAGCCATTAATCCCATCAACACGTTCACCAAGTTCCTTCTGGATCACCACGGGGAGTTGTTCCCCAGCCCTGACTCCAGGGGCCTCTGA